TCCAAGATTTTAGTCCATATCACATTCAATCAACCACGGGCTTGTGAATTgcagcttaagaatacactcaaagtatttccTACTTgtggtaagaggcgactaaaagaagaaatttgtgggctagtaaactgcaaatttttaaactttattactatcgaaacgtcaacaagcttcagatagggactgaccccacggctacgacttttggctatcgaaaaccgaCTATGaatggtttctagaatgtgctCTCCCTCtggcggcaatgtgcttttgtgctctggaaagccaagtgatagcaCTCGCGAAGCCTGTCTCGAGCTGCCTCTGATGGCTTGaattgggagccggtttctcacAGACTTTTTAACTGCAAGATTAGTGGTCCAGATTAAGCTAcatcacaattatacaatgctttccaccaacggagacttccgatatagtggaaatgaatgatttctatgagcaattacacgcaattcagcgtcattggtggcacattgttcgagcacagaacctgcCAAAAGGTCAGTTAGATTTCAACTAACCGAGACTGTACGATCAATCAGACCGACctctttgcgatcagcagtagatttaggtgtTATctcttggatgtgcgtaacaagagaggcgctgacatcggtctcgaaagggatcaccatctgaagcctgagaataacgatgagcatTGGACTGCCACCAAAAGTGCTCTTTTTTCGAGTGCTGCACGGATCGTCGGTCACGTCCCGAACagactccgataccgagcgaaatcttgaaaaattcagcatagtgtacgccgggacaaaagagaatttgcaaggaatcggaacatgccgcagatcgcaatgatttcagaaatgtataagacatcacaaaagagcttgcatgtggtcgtaaatctCTCGATGGTTCTGGTTCTCTCCCCTATACCTATGCTTATTCGTCGGGATTGTTTATTCGATATTCGCACCTCTCTTAACAAAGTAAATGTAGTAACAGGCAGTTGACTATCCGGCACCTGTCACTCCTCTGCTAGCTCAAAGAGATTTGCAACTAAACTCCCAACAAAATTCAGCAGTATTAGGGAGAAGAAAGAAGTATCATTTTTGACGGTTTTGTTCGTATTTTTACAAGATTcatgaattttaattttgtaattctaaTTTCATCTGTCAAACGATAATCAAAACGGTTTTCTCTCTTTTCTTCATTACAGCTGAAGTAAAAATGCCGAGTGGAAAAGTTGATAAACCTCTAATTGAGGACAATCGCGATGGTACAGTTTCAATCAAATATGACCCAAAAGAAGAGGGTGTTCACGAATTGGCTGTTAAGTACAATGGAGAGCATGTCCAAGGTTTGTATAAAATTACAAAACTTTAACATATTATGTATACATATTGTGAGGATATTTTTACTAAGTGAATCATTTTTATGATAGGATCGCCATACAGATTCCACGTTGATTCCATCTCATCTGGATATGTTACCGCTTACGGTCCAGGCTTAACTCACGGCGTAAGTGGTGAACCATGTGTGTTCACAATTTCGACTAAAGGCGCCGGAGCTGGTGGTTTGTCATTGGCTGTCGAAGGGCCAAGCAAGGCTGATGTACGTGTGAAGCATTAACCATTCCCTATGTAATATATACCCTTACATTTCGAATTCATGTTTCAGATCTCCTACCATGACAACAAAGATGGAACCGTCACCGTAACCTATCTTCCAACTGCTCCCGGCGAATATAAGATTTCTGTTCGATTCGGGGATAAGAACATCAAAGGCTCTCCATTCTTCTCCAAGATCACTGGTGAAGGTCGTAAACGTAATCAAATCTCTGTTGGATCCTGCTCTGAAGTTACATTGCCTGGAGCGATCACTGATGCTGATCTGCGCTCATTGAATGCTTCCATTCAggtagaaatcatcaatttaattttcatttagaaTTATTATTGCAATTGCAAAACTTCAACGTATCATTCCtataattttccaggcaccAAGTGGTCTTGAGGAACCATGCTTCTTGAAGAGAATGCCAAGCGGTAATATTGGCGTTTCATTCACGCCACGTGAAGTCGGTGAACATCAAGTGTCCGTGAAACGTATGGGCAAACATATTCAGAATTCACCATTCAAAGTCAACGTATGCGAACGTGAAGTTGGCGATGCCAAGAAAGTGAAAGTCTCTGGAAGTGGATTGAAGGAAGGAAAAACTCACGTTGAAAATACCTTCAGTGTAGATACTCGTAATGCTGGCTATGGTGGCTTATCTCTCTCAATCGAAGGTCCAAGCAAAGCTGAAATTTTGTGCAATGACAAGGAAGATGGAACACTCAACATTTCATACAAACCCACTGAACCCGGTTATTATATTGTGAACCTGAAGTTCGCTGATCACCATGTTGAAGGCTCACCTTTCACAGTCAAAGTAACTGGTGAAGGTTCCAATCGCCAACGTGAAAAGATTCAAAGACAACGCGATGCTGTGCCAGTCACTGAAGTCGGAAGCCAATGCAAGCTTACATTCAAAATGCCAGGCATCACTTCATTCGATCTTTCCGCTTGTGTAACATCACCTAGCAATGTAACCGAAGATGCTGAAATTCAAGAGGTCGAAGACGGTCTCTATGCCGTCCACTTCGTACCCAAGGAGTTGGGAGTCCACACTGTCTCAGTCCGCTACAAGGAAATGCATATTCCTGGATCGCCTTTCCAATTCACAGTTGGTCCATTGAAAGATTTCGGTGCCCATTTGGTTAAGGCCGGTGGATCCGGTCTAGAACGTGGCGAAGTTGGTATTCCATGTGAATTCAACGTTTGGACACGTGAAGCTGGTGGTGGTTCACTTGCTATTTCCGTTGAAGGTCCCAGCAAAGCTGATATTGAATTCAAGGATCGCAAGGATGGATCTTGCGATGTTTCATACAAAGTCACTGAACCTGGTGAATATCGTATTGGCCTGAAATTCAACGATCGCCATATTCCTGATTCTCCATACAAAGTGTACATTTCACCAGAAGTCGGTGATGCCCATAAAATGGAAGTTCAACAGTTCCCAGAAGGAGCTATTCAAGCTGATACTCCAGCACAGTTCTTAGTACGTAGGAATGGAGCCAAGGGTGAATTGGACGCcaagattgttgcgccatctaACACCGAAGACGATTGCTTCATCCAGGCTATTGATGCAGACATGTACTCAGTCCGCTTCTATCCACGCGAGAATGGCATTCACTCCATCCATGTGAAATTGAACAGCGTTCACATTCCTGGCTCCCCATTCAGAATTAAGGTCGGAAAGGATGTCGCCGATCCAGCTGCTGTTCATGCTCATGGCACTGGTTTGGATGGAGTGAAGAGTGGTCAAAAGGCCGACTTCATTATCAACACTTGCAATGCTGGTGCTGGCACATTAGCTGTCACTATGGATGGTCCATCTAAGGTTTCAATGGATTGTACTGAGGTCGAAGAGGGCTACAAAGTCAGATTTACTCCACTTTTGCCTGGAGATTATTATTGTTCAATTAAATACAATAATATGCATATTGTCGGCTCACCATTCAAGATCCCATGCATAGGTAAGTTCCTTAAGAAATGCAATCCTGACATAAATAATACTTAATTTTGCCAATGAATCTTAAGGTGATAAACTCGCTGACGAAGGCGCACAAGAGACATCATCCGTAATTGTAGAGACTGTACCAAAAATAGCCAAGGAAGGAAAGAATTCAGGAGTTGTATTGCCACACTTCAAATCTGACGCCAGTAAAGCCCATGCTAAAGGTTTAGGTCTCAAGAAGGCCTACATTGGCAAACAAAATCAATTTACAGTATCTGCATCTGATGCCGGTAAGTGTTTCATCCACATCGttaacaatttcaattttcctcttaAGTCACCGTTTTCAACCTTGCTACAATGTTTTGGTGTTATATTTAGGCAACAACATTCTCTACGTCGGCATGTATGGACCCAAAGGACCTTGCGAGGAAGTTTTCATCAAACACACAGGCCGTAACAATTATACCGTCAATTACGTAGTTCGCGATCGTGGCGAATATTTATTGATAATCAAATGGGGAGATGACCATATTCCTGGATCACCTTTCAAGATTGAATCTTAGATCCTAGGGAAGAGAACTTGCGGATCTTTTGTTTGAAACAACAAAGCGCACATCTACAGACGTttcgaataaaacaaaaaaaacgttCTTATAATGTTAATCAATTACAATTATTTCCAAATAATAAGATAAAAGATATTGTTTTTTCCCAAtacttttttctataattttctaCAATTCGTTTATGTTCAGTAATACTTTTATTACTATATCtataattataaataattttagaGGACAAATGAGGGGCTTAGCCACGAAACATTAGAATGACAGCCACAACTACGGAAATAAATGAATGATGCCATCTAATTGAATATCTCCGTTAAAAAACGAAGTGAAGttataaaaaatattgattATAAAGATATATTTCATTATGCACGTATTTGTGTTGCACAGttttattattacatttttttgttaatttgacTCATAATTTTTAGAACAATATTTATGTTTTACATATGATTATTTTTCTGTTATCCTCTTTTGAAGaaaacataaataataaaagtCAATCTTATAAACTTAGTCGAAAAGAGCTGCATTTTTTACAAACGTACATGAAGAGAAGTTACGAAAATCTCGTAAACTTTCAGAAGCCACACTACGGAATTCAAATTCTGCATCAAAGAAAGATTTTTTAGGTGGAATGTTGAAGGATTTGGCTCGCCTATAACAAGACCCGATCGCGAGaactcttgtgccagacgcgtgcaaatgcatacaagattacggccacctgcacggagcactggcctatagggggaCCATTTCGCCAGCCgcggtataccctacaattcacattgctgAAACTGTAGAAATAGGGGGAAACCCTCAGCCACTTTCTTGgcgattgcccaactctagctagagccaagcTACGGACACTAGTTAAACCATTTGACGACCTTAGAGAGTTCTCTAGCTATAGGGTGGGGGAGATGCTTTTCATCGTGAATGCTGGCTATGGAGATctgagccgactggactctgcctccttgctctttaACAGCAGTCatagtcttaggagtttgtggcatcaatacTGCACACCACaacactaattgggctcctcctctacggacaaaggctgaagaaaaaaaagaagaagagagcaAAAgggcgaattcgcccagaggcaattgttatTTCCAATAAGGACAATTTGTCTTACGTGGAGATTCtaaaaaaaggtgaaatctgaccccgacgtAATAGATCTGGAGGGAAATGTGGGCAAGATCCGACGTACTCGAAAGGCGATCTCAGGGTTGAGCTGAGAAAATTCAGCTTGGGCAAAACCGAAGGCTTTCACACTCAAGCGAGGAGCTCGCTTAGGAATAATGTCAGAGTTCGGGTtaaaaagcatgagatctaaaTATAGTGCAAGAATCTCGACGAAACGACATTCAGAGAACCAGaattatgccctatattattcctaaaatatggtaatatgctattatattattgactttatttcagcaaatatccgaatgggatgtattctgtggcctagatttcgtgcAGGTACATTCTATGATTTTATTCAAAGttattggttggataggttctgagaacgaggcctgttttACTTTTCGGGGATCACATTCCGTCATTCCCTTATGTTGcactcaatatcaaaaataatatcactttcgaaaagtactagcgagccctttcatttgatactacaCATGACCACATTCGGTGAacacaaattttacaccccatTTTTGGTAATGCGCTGCGTTGAAAGAACAATTCAATTTGGAGGAACTTgaagaagaatctatcgtggACCTGTGGTAATGCTCAAACGACCACAATGCGACTTCCAGTGGAGGCAAcgcagaaattattgtcggTCGGAAAGTTTCGAATCTAATAGGTTGTCTGCCGCCTGCGAGAGCAGGTTTcattaaagagatgcttcaagtgtctaatgtttggacatttcgcgaaggcatgaacCTACggtattgatcgatccgatcaatgcagaaggtgtagggagaaaggacatattgaagAGAAGGAAGCCCGGAATTGAGGAAGGcattgactgcaatgaaaaaatgaggtttattcaaataaacctcaatcattgcaggttcgctcaggatttacttgagcagatcagAGGGAAGACTAACGGCTTAGAGTGCGGTAAGTAGGACTGATCAGGGCCAAAAGGACCATGTTTACAAGGTAGCccccaaaaccctcaagcttgccatccagcggagcaagAAGGAATGTTTTAAGTAGCTCTGCTGGGAAGCGGATGTAAATCTGCGGGGGAGTGCCTGAAGAATTGTGATGAAACGCTTGAGAAGCCGGTCATCCCCAGTCACGTGccctactctcttgttgaaaatcatccaggggttattcccccagcaagagagagACACTGACACATTTCGGAGATCTCTGACGGATATTTCTGCAGTAACCACGAACGAGCCGTAGGAGATCTGTAGCAGAAGAGGTGACAAAAAGGCTCCGGGCCGAACAGAACCATTAGCCTTGCtgtaaaatccagaccggacatattcGAAGCGCGCATGTTCGAGGGGATATTCTCTACACCATGAAAGCGGTAAAAGCTGATGCTGCTGGCTAAGGTTGGTAAACTTCCAGGTGAACCCTCCTCCTATAGGCCCATATGTCTCCTAGACACTATAAGGAAAATATTGGAGCGCGTAATTTACAACAGACTACTCCCGATCATCAaaagccaaggaggcctttcagatcagcAGTTTGGGTTCCGTGAAGCCAGATAAACCACTGTACTGGCAAAGTGattattggcttggccgaaaatgcaattcacggaaggggttgtaccagcaaatattgcatggtggtgaccctggacatGAGGAATACATTAAATTCGGCCAATCGGAAGTTTATACGAAAGCGAGAAGCCACTGCTACCTACCTACCAAGCTAACAGttaggctgaaaagttcgtaagcTAATACACAGATGGCGCTACTAGTATTAAAGGATACGTGTACAAATCTAATAGCTCTCGGACTTGTAATTCTTGAGATACAGCATTTTGAGTAGAGCAACTTTTCCTAGTTCGAAGAAAATAGATagaaaggaatttcgtgtgttaataaaacATTACTGCTAAGTTTAAACAAGACGAAATGAGCACCGAGAACGATACGCGCAGTGGACGTACCAAAGAAGTTGTTACCGACTCAAACATCAATAAAATccccaaaataattttggatgaccacaaagtgaagttgatcgaaaTAGCTAAGGcgctaaagatatcaaaggaacgcGTTGGACATATCGTACATGAATGTTTTAGTATACGAAAGCtccgtccggatagctcagtgtttagagcacaaggttgtcgtatggaaggttatggttcaaatctcactggtggcagtaggatttgtagcgtgtcgtcggataccagtcgactcagctgtgaatgagtacctgagtcaaatctcgggcgagggcaagcctgatcacattgcctcttatagggtactgtaattctgtagtgtaccgttacggtcttgaatgaagtgttctaatacacttcaaggccctgatacaatatataaagctctgttcaaagtgggtaccgcgcgagctcacaatcgaccaagAACAACAACGGTTGACGATTCTAAGCAGTGTTTCAAGCTCTTcgtctacaagaaacccgaatTTATGCAATATGTAACAATGGGCGAAACATCACCCCATTATTTCACActagaatcaaaacgatcgtcatctgagtggatTGCACGTGGTTAGCCGACaccaaagcgtgcaaagacgcaacagtcggctggcaaAGCAATGGCAttagtattttgggatgcgcatggtataatattcatcgactatatcTTGAGAAAGAAAAAATGACAACAGCTATTACATAGattttgaaggatgaaatcgcggaaacggccacatttgaagaaaaagaaagtgctgttttATCAATACAATGTGTCACAAGTCAATGAAAACaatggcaaaattgcatgaattgagCTTCGAATTGCTTCCACATCCACCATATTCTGCAGATCTGCCCACTAGCGACTTTATTCTGTTCTCAGACCTGAAAAATATGCCCACTAcaagaaatttagcgccgatgaagagATAATCGCGGAAACTGAGACTAATTTTGAGGCTAAggacgaaaaattgtaaaattgtatgaccgctataatcgttATATCACTCTAGAGGGtaattatattgaataatataaccataataataattttgtttCTATGCAGCCTAAcaagttctcagaacctacccaactgaaaaatttggaaaaatcacgaagttgccactatacgctgcccaggctccgaaataacctcCATACCATTCACTGAAGATCCGCGATGCATGTGCATGTGCAAAGGGAGAAAGTAAGTGGACGACCGACATTTTGCAGATGACCGGCATACAGGAGGATGCTGAATCGtagggctaaatgaggttgatacaaatcaacctcaaccactgcgaggcaagTCAAGACTTGCTGccacaaaccattcgagagtcgaatgtgggcGTGGCGGCAACCTGTGAACCGAAAGTCAGCgccgtccatatctacagctgttatgctcctcctagcgcaatatgaggagatgcttgGCGGCTTGGTGTTGAACGCTGGAGACCACagtcccaaaatcattgccggcgatttcaacgcttgtatcttagactggggaagtcgagtgacgaacatCAAGGGCCAAATCCTGCATGAAACTTTCGCGGAGCTGACCATCCTACTATCCAATGTTGGAttcgtgcccaccttccgaggtagagggctaggctcaatcgtccATCTGACTTACCACAGTGCCTCgctggcgagagggatggtctggcgggtgagtgaacactacaccctcagtgaccaccaggccatctttctcgccatcagaAACGGGGGAGGCGACGGTCGAGTAAGCAACAAAAGTGGAGAAACTAGGATAGTtgggtggtccactggagctttcgaggaagaaactttgaaggaggtcatCACCCCGAAGGGAATGGTGCTAGAAGAAATGAGCCAGCTATGTCAGCGGGaaactgaggcatgcgactgTACAAGTTCCACGGAAGTTctaccacagtaggaaaccaaactccTGGTgaaaccaagaaatcgcgctcCGCGAGCGAGGAACATCGGCattcggagaaagaataccgcgatcttcgaagtggTTTTAAGAAAGATATATACTatagggaagatgttggagagaacATGGAACTCTTTGGAAGTAAAACCATTTGTGCCATCAAAGCGTGGTCCCAAATGAggacggtccttattaccaaccgcaggaaaaacaataccgTCAAAGTCCAGGTGTCGTTTTAAAATCGGCCATTAGATACGTGGGGGTAattatcgatgccaagttgagtttcaagggggACCTGGATTATGGgcacgaaaaggcagcaaaggctagctcatccCCGGCAAGGATGATGGCTAATATTAGaaagccaaaatctagtcgccggctgcttatcacaGGGGTGGTGAAGTCCattctgctatacgcggcttttgcctgggcgtgcgcactggataatacAG
The window above is part of the Hermetia illucens chromosome 3, iHerIll2.2.curated.20191125, whole genome shotgun sequence genome. Proteins encoded here:
- the LOC119651104 gene encoding filamin-A isoform X3; the encoded protein is MMLWLTERKDPPVNWDETTLYYRDFKRSVTLSEYDHAERMQVYFKEQDIPQNEVNGCDFVPTNFLSSFFIQTHKAEVKMPSGKVDKPLIEDNRDGTVSIKYDPKEEGVHELAVKYNGEHVQGSPYRFHVDSISSGYVTAYGPGLTHGVSGEPCVFTISTKGAGAGGLSLAVEGPSKADISYHDNKDGTVTVTYLPTAPGEYKISVRFGDKNIKGSPFFSKITGEGRKRNQISVGSCSEVTLPGAITDADLRSLNASIQAPSGLEEPCFLKRMPSGNIGVSFTPREVGEHQVSVKRMGKHIQNSPFKVNVCEREVGDAKKVKVSGSGLKEGKTHVENTFSVDTRNAGYGGLSLSIEGPSKAEILCNDKEDGTLNISYKPTEPGYYIVNLKFADHHVEGSPFTVKVTGEGSNRQREKIQRQRDAVPVTEVGSQCKLTFKMPGITSFDLSACVTSPSNVTEDAEIQEVEDGLYAVHFVPKELGVHTVSVRYKEMHIPGSPFQFTVGPLKDFGAHLVKAGGSGLERGEVGIPCEFNVWTREAGGGSLAISVEGPSKADIEFKDRKDGSCDVSYKVTEPGEYRIGLKFNDRHIPDSPYKVYISPEVGDAHKMEVQQFPEGAIQADTPAQFLVRRNGAKGELDAKIVAPSNTEDDCFIQAIDADMYSVRFYPRENGIHSIHVKLNSVHIPGSPFRIKVGKDVADPAAVHAHGTGLDGVKSGQKADFIINTCNAGAGTLAVTMDGPSKVSMDCTEVEEGYKVRFTPLLPGDYYCSIKYNNMHIVGSPFKIPCIGDKLADEGAQETSSVIVETVPKIAKEGKNSGVVLPHFKSDASKAHAKGLGLKKAYIGKQNQFTVSASDAGNNILYVGMYGPKGPCEEVFIKHTGRNNYTVNYVVRDRGEYLLIIKWGDDHIPGSPFKIES
- the LOC119651104 gene encoding filamin-A isoform X4, whose translation is MQVYFKEQDIPQNEVNGCDFVPTNFLSSFFIQTHKAEVKMPSGKVDKPLIEDNRDGTVSIKYDPKEEGVHELAVKYNGEHVQGSPYRFHVDSISSGYVTAYGPGLTHGVSGEPCVFTISTKGAGAGGLSLAVEGPSKADISYHDNKDGTVTVTYLPTAPGEYKISVRFGDKNIKGSPFFSKITGEGRKRNQISVGSCSEVTLPGAITDADLRSLNASIQAPSGLEEPCFLKRMPSGNIGVSFTPREVGEHQVSVKRMGKHIQNSPFKVNVCEREVGDAKKVKVSGSGLKEGKTHVENTFSVDTRNAGYGGLSLSIEGPSKAEILCNDKEDGTLNISYKPTEPGYYIVNLKFADHHVEGSPFTVKVTGEGSNRQREKIQRQRDAVPVTEVGSQCKLTFKMPGITSFDLSACVTSPSNVTEDAEIQEVEDGLYAVHFVPKELGVHTVSVRYKEMHIPGSPFQFTVGPLKDFGAHLVKAGGSGLERGEVGIPCEFNVWTREAGGGSLAISVEGPSKADIEFKDRKDGSCDVSYKVTEPGEYRIGLKFNDRHIPDSPYKVYISPEVGDAHKMEVQQFPEGAIQADTPAQFLVRRNGAKGELDAKIVAPSNTEDDCFIQAIDADMYSVRFYPRENGIHSIHVKLNSVHIPGSPFRIKVGKDVADPAAVHAHGTGLDGVKSGQKADFIINTCNAGAGTLAVTMDGPSKVSMDCTEVEEGYKVRFTPLLPGDYYCSIKYNNMHIVGSPFKIPCIGDKLADEGAQETSSVIVETVPKIAKEGKNSGVVLPHFKSDASKAHAKGLGLKKAYIGKQNQFTVSASDAGNNILYVGMYGPKGPCEEVFIKHTGRNNYTVNYVVRDRGEYLLIIKWGDDHIPGSPFKIES
- the LOC119651104 gene encoding filamin-A isoform X5 produces the protein MPSGKVDKPLIEDNRDGTVSIKYDPKEEGVHELAVKYNGEHVQGSPYRFHVDSISSGYVTAYGPGLTHGVSGEPCVFTISTKGAGAGGLSLAVEGPSKADISYHDNKDGTVTVTYLPTAPGEYKISVRFGDKNIKGSPFFSKITGEGRKRNQISVGSCSEVTLPGAITDADLRSLNASIQAPSGLEEPCFLKRMPSGNIGVSFTPREVGEHQVSVKRMGKHIQNSPFKVNVCEREVGDAKKVKVSGSGLKEGKTHVENTFSVDTRNAGYGGLSLSIEGPSKAEILCNDKEDGTLNISYKPTEPGYYIVNLKFADHHVEGSPFTVKVTGEGSNRQREKIQRQRDAVPVTEVGSQCKLTFKMPGITSFDLSACVTSPSNVTEDAEIQEVEDGLYAVHFVPKELGVHTVSVRYKEMHIPGSPFQFTVGPLKDFGAHLVKAGGSGLERGEVGIPCEFNVWTREAGGGSLAISVEGPSKADIEFKDRKDGSCDVSYKVTEPGEYRIGLKFNDRHIPDSPYKVYISPEVGDAHKMEVQQFPEGAIQADTPAQFLVRRNGAKGELDAKIVAPSNTEDDCFIQAIDADMYSVRFYPRENGIHSIHVKLNSVHIPGSPFRIKVGKDVADPAAVHAHGTGLDGVKSGQKADFIINTCNAGAGTLAVTMDGPSKVSMDCTEVEEGYKVRFTPLLPGDYYCSIKYNNMHIVGSPFKIPCIGDKLADEGAQETSSVIVETVPKIAKEGKNSGVVLPHFKSDASKAHAKGLGLKKAYIGKQNQFTVSASDAGNNILYVGMYGPKGPCEEVFIKHTGRNNYTVNYVVRDRGEYLLIIKWGDDHIPGSPFKIES